A genomic segment from Alteribacillus bidgolensis encodes:
- a CDS encoding gas vesicle protein, with product MQQESLENKDVSLLDILDAVLDKGVVIRGDLTISIADIDLVYLDLRILLASVEKVKESGARVYPS from the coding sequence AAGAGAGCCTGGAAAATAAAGATGTATCGCTGCTGGATATTTTAGATGCTGTGCTTGATAAAGGGGTTGTTATACGCGGAGATCTTACCATTTCCATTGCTGATATTGATTTAGTTTATTTAGATTTACGTATTTTACTTGCATCTGTAGAGAAGGTAAAAGAATCAGGAGCAAGGGTATATCCGTCTTAA
- a CDS encoding gas vesicle protein K: protein MQTHEPQGRISLDPGKAEEGLSQIVLTVIELLRQLVEKQAMRRVEGGDLTEEQIEQLGTALMKLEEKMEEMKEMFNLDDEDLNIDLGPLGNLL, encoded by the coding sequence ATGCAAACGCACGAGCCGCAAGGGCGCATTTCTCTTGACCCGGGAAAAGCAGAAGAAGGGTTGTCACAGATTGTATTAACTGTTATTGAATTACTGAGGCAGCTAGTAGAAAAGCAAGCAATGAGAAGAGTGGAAGGGGGAGATTTAACAGAAGAACAAATAGAACAGTTAGGAACAGCTTTAATGAAATTAGAGGAAAAAATGGAAGAAATGAAAGAAATGTTCAATCTTGATGATGAAGATTTAAATATAGACTTAGGACCACTTGGAAATTTACTATAA
- the gvpJ gene encoding gas vesicle protein: MPVEHPVESNSLVDVLETVLDKGVVIAGDIKINLADVELLTIKIRLIVASVDKAKEIGMDWWENDPHYSSHANKIQEENQSLQERVKQLEERLKNESSIAAEERGNST, translated from the coding sequence ATGCCTGTAGAACATCCAGTAGAATCAAATAGTTTAGTAGATGTGTTAGAGACAGTACTAGATAAAGGGGTCGTTATTGCAGGGGATATTAAAATTAATTTAGCCGATGTAGAGTTGTTAACGATAAAAATAAGGCTTATTGTTGCTTCTGTTGATAAAGCAAAAGAAATCGGCATGGATTGGTGGGAAAACGATCCGCACTATTCTTCTCACGCTAATAAAATACAAGAAGAAAATCAGTCTTTGCAAGAGAGAGTAAAACAGCTAGAAGAGCGTCTGAAAAATGAATCTTCCATAGCTGCAGAAGAAAGAGGAAACTCCACATGA
- a CDS encoding DMT family transporter, protein MEIRSMTAYGITVAGASFWGLTGLFVQNLYIFGLSPIQVVTVRMVLSTIIMFTLVGIIRPYLLKIFIRDIPHFVGLGVVSIALFNWCYFTVMEQSSLSIAVVLLYTSPVFVALISRFIFKEPLTLNKISAIILTLAGCSLVAGLLPGGAMNITLTVLMIGVASGFFCALYSVIGKFVSRKYHSVTITAYSMFCGSIFLLPISDLEKNIEPFTHPMAWVYAVGSVIISTILAYVLYTAGLKYIESSHAAILSTVEPIVAIMVGITVFNDVLTIWQSLGIMLVFSSILLAVFSRKKKFIAKKPRKKLLPVFHSKK, encoded by the coding sequence ATGGAAATACGTTCAATGACTGCATATGGAATTACTGTAGCTGGAGCATCCTTTTGGGGTCTAACCGGCCTTTTTGTACAAAACCTTTATATTTTTGGTCTTTCTCCAATCCAGGTAGTCACCGTGCGAATGGTGCTCTCCACGATTATAATGTTCACCCTAGTCGGCATCATCCGGCCCTATCTTTTAAAAATATTTATTCGAGACATTCCTCATTTTGTTGGTCTTGGTGTTGTAAGCATTGCGTTGTTTAACTGGTGTTATTTTACGGTAATGGAGCAGTCTTCTCTTTCTATTGCGGTCGTGCTGCTTTACACCAGCCCAGTATTTGTAGCTCTCATATCAAGGTTTATATTCAAGGAGCCCCTAACTCTTAATAAAATCTCAGCAATTATACTTACACTAGCTGGCTGCAGCCTTGTTGCGGGTTTGCTGCCAGGAGGGGCAATGAATATAACGTTAACTGTATTAATGATAGGAGTGGCTTCTGGATTTTTTTGTGCGCTGTATAGTGTTATCGGAAAATTTGTGAGCAGAAAATATCATTCCGTTACCATTACGGCTTATTCTATGTTTTGCGGGAGTATCTTTCTATTACCGATTAGTGATTTGGAAAAAAACATAGAGCCGTTTACTCATCCAATGGCATGGGTCTACGCTGTGGGAAGTGTGATCATTTCAACTATTTTAGCTTATGTGTTATATACTGCGGGCTTAAAGTATATCGAATCCAGCCACGCCGCGATCTTATCTACCGTAGAACCAATTGTAGCTATCATGGTAGGAATTACGGTCTTTAACGACGTCCTGACGATTTGGCAAAGTCTTGGGATAATGCTGGTATTCTCTTCTATTTTGTTAGCTGTATTTTCGAGAAAAAAGAAATTTATTGCAAAGAAGCCAAGAAAAAAATTGTTACCTGTTTTTCATTCTAAAAAATAA
- a CDS encoding DUF2584 family protein: MGFSMEMNWEIITQKKAERLGERSFRLIKEGYHMFPLDTKLPIQTTEEKAPFGKAIITKMEWGTGCTTLHYELVSLSSVN, encoded by the coding sequence ATGGGTTTCTCTATGGAAATGAACTGGGAAATTATTACTCAAAAAAAAGCAGAACGCTTAGGGGAACGCTCTTTTCGTTTAATAAAAGAAGGGTATCACATGTTTCCGCTCGACACTAAATTACCAATTCAAACGACCGAAGAAAAAGCCCCTTTTGGGAAAGCGATTATTACAAAGATGGAGTGGGGGACAGGTTGTACGACTCTCCACTATGAGCTTGTTTCGTTGAGCTCTGTTAATTAA
- a CDS encoding 2OG-Fe dioxygenase family protein — protein sequence MSQLKETGFAYYDLINMIKYEGIETDLEKLTSAFDNLPPDEYAPHLNRYRRYARAVVMPKTYQIQWLPESEVDGKAYYEYFQGSFNPEYTGEYRRFPSLTKETMANRLLEKIIRFDFKETFWMREDALMPVHAGVHFVKLQVEKEGDVAISSPNNLHQDGEPFTFAHLIRRRNILGGMNAISNPSQRGKMPEGLDEKDITTSFYLENPLESYGVYDPLVTHYVGEVEKGDADGPGERSAILIDFQPTVIANPDEVRSMRGETKEMVFV from the coding sequence GTGAGCCAATTAAAGGAAACTGGCTTTGCCTATTATGACTTAATAAATATGATTAAATATGAAGGAATAGAAACAGATCTAGAAAAGTTAACAAGCGCTTTTGACAACCTGCCGCCTGATGAATATGCCCCTCATTTAAATCGTTACAGGCGTTATGCCAGGGCTGTAGTCATGCCTAAAACATATCAAATTCAATGGCTGCCTGAATCCGAAGTGGACGGAAAAGCCTATTACGAATATTTTCAAGGCAGCTTCAACCCTGAATATACCGGAGAATATCGGCGTTTTCCTTCACTGACAAAGGAGACAATGGCCAATCGACTGCTTGAAAAAATTATTCGTTTTGATTTTAAAGAAACGTTTTGGATGAGAGAAGATGCGTTAATGCCCGTCCATGCGGGAGTCCACTTTGTGAAACTGCAAGTAGAAAAAGAGGGAGATGTGGCAATATCATCACCAAACAACCTTCATCAAGACGGCGAACCCTTTACTTTTGCTCACTTAATCAGAAGACGAAATATCTTGGGCGGGATGAATGCTATTTCTAATCCTTCTCAGCGCGGCAAAATGCCGGAGGGCTTGGATGAAAAAGATATAACGACTTCTTTTTATTTAGAAAACCCTTTAGAATCTTACGGTGTGTATGATCCCTTAGTTACACATTATGTCGGTGAGGTTGAAAAAGGAGATGCAGACGGTCCAGGAGAACGATCGGCTATACTTATTGATTTTCAGCCGACAGTCATTGCTAATCCTGATGAAGTTCGAAGCATGCGTGGAGAAACAAAGGAAATGGTGTTTGTTTAG
- a CDS encoding type IA DNA topoisomerase translates to MPVILAEKPSQAKAYAEAFPKGSKKEGFIIIPACSVFPNGALLTWGVGHLVELRSPAEYESSWKRWNLSQLPMIPNTFKFKPSYKTRKQFQIVRRLLQETNEIIIATDCDREGENIARSIIYHAGAGNKPTRRLWINSLEKDEVKKGFEQLHQADQYVTLYEEAQARQISDWVVGMNASRLYTLLLQKKGIQQVFSVGRVQTPTLKLIHERQKEIEEFTPEPFFEVKAQFKTDKGSYEGKTKKRYKTNEEAKNVLDKHGIASKDRGEVKEVNVSQKRVKPPKLHSLSTLQTLANKKYKYSPSKTLEIVQSLYDQPLKLVTYPRTDTQHITKNEFAYIQKNLCSYQKLTGYMFEPSSLQPKKRYVDDSKVKEHYAIIPTKKVPTETAIQKLRTDQKNIYFEIVKSVLAMFHYDYEFEETNVITDVKGLNFYSKGKVEKARGWKELFDSGVTKQKQGKQQLPELPPVHKGLQADAFIHIKKEMTKPPKPYTEGQLINMMKTCGQVIEDDEETKAVLKEAEGLGTEATRSGIIKTLIRQEYIEVKKNIVSVTKKGEILCKAVEGTLLSKPEMTAKWEMFLKKIGQGEAQKQTFISNTAAFTKKLVDSAPLEVDSLKVSAEGLPAQKRNFRKKTANGPIALCPACKKGNIVHRQSFYGCTEYKNGCRQTFNKTILGKGITPSQIKQLCEKGETRLIKGFKGKKLFDAKLVLKHNKVEFSFPSST, encoded by the coding sequence ATGCCTGTTATTTTAGCCGAAAAACCGAGTCAGGCAAAAGCTTATGCAGAAGCTTTTCCAAAAGGAAGTAAGAAAGAAGGATTTATAATCATTCCAGCTTGTTCTGTTTTTCCAAATGGCGCCCTGCTGACATGGGGAGTTGGTCATTTAGTGGAATTAAGGTCTCCGGCAGAGTACGAATCTTCCTGGAAACGCTGGAATCTTTCTCAGCTTCCTATGATACCAAACACTTTCAAATTTAAGCCTAGCTATAAAACGAGAAAACAGTTCCAGATCGTTCGAAGGCTGCTCCAAGAAACCAATGAAATTATCATTGCTACTGATTGCGACCGAGAAGGCGAAAATATTGCAAGGAGCATTATATATCATGCGGGGGCAGGGAACAAACCGACCCGGCGCCTTTGGATTAACAGTTTGGAAAAAGATGAAGTGAAAAAAGGATTTGAACAGCTCCATCAGGCCGATCAATATGTAACCCTGTATGAAGAAGCTCAAGCCAGGCAGATTTCAGACTGGGTAGTTGGTATGAATGCCAGCCGTTTATACACATTGCTTTTGCAGAAAAAGGGAATACAACAAGTTTTTAGTGTTGGGAGAGTGCAGACACCCACTTTGAAACTTATTCACGAACGTCAAAAAGAAATTGAAGAGTTCACACCAGAGCCATTTTTTGAAGTGAAAGCTCAATTTAAAACAGATAAGGGCTCATACGAAGGGAAAACCAAAAAACGTTACAAAACAAACGAGGAAGCCAAAAATGTATTAGACAAACATGGAATTGCCTCCAAAGACAGAGGTGAAGTGAAGGAAGTAAACGTTTCACAAAAACGGGTGAAACCTCCCAAGCTTCATTCCCTTTCAACACTCCAGACTTTGGCTAATAAGAAATATAAATACAGTCCTTCTAAAACATTGGAGATAGTGCAATCCCTTTATGACCAGCCGTTAAAACTTGTCACTTATCCAAGGACAGACACACAGCATATTACTAAAAACGAATTCGCATATATTCAAAAAAATCTTTGCTCTTATCAAAAGTTAACCGGTTATATGTTTGAACCTTCGTCCCTTCAGCCCAAAAAAAGATACGTAGACGACAGCAAAGTTAAAGAACACTATGCTATTATTCCAACGAAAAAAGTTCCAACCGAAACGGCTATTCAAAAGTTGCGCACAGATCAAAAAAATATTTATTTTGAAATCGTAAAAAGCGTATTGGCCATGTTTCATTACGATTATGAATTTGAAGAAACAAATGTGATAACCGATGTAAAAGGATTGAATTTTTATAGTAAAGGTAAAGTTGAAAAAGCAAGAGGCTGGAAAGAGCTGTTTGACAGCGGAGTTACTAAACAAAAACAAGGAAAACAGCAGCTTCCAGAACTTCCGCCAGTACACAAAGGCTTACAGGCTGACGCTTTTATCCATATAAAAAAAGAGATGACAAAACCACCTAAACCATACACAGAAGGACAACTTATAAACATGATGAAAACGTGCGGACAGGTGATTGAAGATGATGAAGAAACTAAAGCTGTTTTAAAGGAAGCAGAAGGACTCGGGACAGAAGCGACACGAAGCGGAATTATTAAAACACTCATTCGCCAAGAGTATATTGAGGTGAAAAAGAACATCGTTTCTGTGACCAAAAAAGGAGAAATACTTTGCAAGGCAGTAGAAGGTACACTTTTGTCCAAACCGGAAATGACAGCAAAGTGGGAAATGTTTCTAAAAAAAATAGGACAGGGGGAGGCCCAAAAACAAACATTTATTAGTAATACTGCTGCTTTTACAAAAAAGCTTGTCGACTCCGCACCATTAGAAGTAGATAGTTTAAAAGTCAGTGCAGAAGGTTTGCCTGCGCAAAAAAGAAATTTTAGAAAAAAGACCGCAAATGGTCCAATTGCTCTATGTCCCGCCTGTAAAAAAGGAAACATTGTGCATCGCCAATCATTTTATGGTTGTACGGAGTATAAAAATGGATGCAGACAAACATTTAATAAAACCATATTAGGGAAGGGCATCACGCCTTCGCAAATCAAGCAGCTGTGCGAGAAAGGAGAAACTCGTCTAATAAAAGGATTTAAAGGAAAAAAACTATTTGATGCTAAACTTGTTTTAAAACATAACAAGGTAGAATTTTCTTTCCCGAGCTCCACATAA
- a CDS encoding DUF421 domain-containing protein produces MNFIWESVVLVLGGLLLLRVAGRKSISQMTVAQTVIMISIGSLIIQPIVETSIWKTIVSSAIFIGFLLLMEYLQVKCNAIEKLLTGKSKVVIRDGQIQYDQLKQLRFTVDQLELRLRQQGITNPADLKTATLESNGQLGFEWMPKKRPVTVGDLEQLLGKSLTEVEDPQNVFTEAATKHHPVSNNKQFK; encoded by the coding sequence ATGAATTTTATTTGGGAGTCAGTCGTGCTTGTATTAGGTGGCTTGCTGCTTTTAAGAGTAGCTGGCAGAAAATCAATCAGTCAAATGACAGTAGCTCAAACCGTCATTATGATTTCTATTGGATCACTGATTATTCAGCCTATAGTAGAAACTTCCATCTGGAAGACGATCGTTTCTTCGGCTATCTTTATTGGTTTTTTGCTTCTCATGGAGTACTTGCAGGTGAAATGTAATGCGATTGAAAAGCTTTTGACTGGAAAATCCAAAGTAGTGATTAGAGATGGTCAAATTCAGTATGATCAGCTAAAACAGCTTCGATTTACAGTAGATCAATTAGAATTGAGATTAAGGCAGCAAGGGATAACTAACCCAGCTGATTTGAAAACAGCAACATTAGAATCAAACGGACAGCTAGGTTTTGAATGGATGCCTAAAAAACGGCCTGTAACAGTCGGAGATCTTGAACAGCTTTTGGGTAAATCGTTAACAGAGGTTGAAGATCCGCAAAATGTATTTACAGAAGCAGCGACCAAGCATCATCCTGTTTCAAATAACAAGCAATTCAAATAA